The Phycisphaerae bacterium genome includes a region encoding these proteins:
- a CDS encoding type II secretion system protein, which translates to MRRAPHMSTEMRAAGGRWAAFTLIELLVVIAIIAVLVAILLPALERARGQARQVACMSGVRQAHLALNGYRADFQDHLPLVLHPPAAVANTEYWCDWISLLATTGHLPDLGLLRCPSDIHERDHLVLGDPDVQVSYGMNEYLTHDWADWRPAVDRVPSELRSVMPVLADSCYPLISGWDVFQRRAANANCYSTGYPPPPDPVFQRHVGGSVVLFVDDHVAVLDQTQLMDHGQMRYSVFWW; encoded by the coding sequence ATGAGGAGGGCGCCACACATGAGCACTGAGATGCGAGCGGCGGGCGGGCGATGGGCCGCCTTTACGCTGATCGAGCTGCTGGTGGTCATCGCGATCATCGCGGTGCTGGTAGCCATTTTGTTGCCCGCGTTGGAGCGGGCTCGGGGGCAGGCCCGTCAGGTCGCGTGCATGTCCGGGGTCCGCCAGGCGCACCTGGCCCTCAACGGCTATCGCGCCGATTTCCAGGACCATCTGCCGCTGGTGCTGCATCCGCCGGCGGCGGTGGCGAACACCGAGTACTGGTGCGACTGGATCTCGCTTTTGGCCACGACGGGTCATCTGCCCGATCTGGGTCTGCTGCGATGCCCATCGGACATCCACGAGCGCGACCATCTGGTTCTGGGCGATCCGGACGTGCAGGTCTCCTACGGCATGAACGAGTACCTCACGCACGACTGGGCGGATTGGCGGCCGGCGGTCGATCGCGTCCCATCCGAGCTGCGCAGCGTGATGCCGGTTCTGGCGGATTCCTGCTATCCGTTGATCAGCGGCTGGGATGTCTTTCAGCGGCGCGCGGCCAACGCGAACTGCTACAGTACCGGGTATCCGCCGCCGCCCGATCCCGTGTTCCAGCGGCACGTGGGCGGCAGCGTGGTGCTCTTCGTTGACGATCACGTGGCGGTGCTCGACCAGACCCAACTGATGGATCACGGCCAGATGCGTTACAGCGTCTTCTGGTGGTAA